One Oncorhynchus masou masou isolate Uvic2021 chromosome 27, UVic_Omas_1.1, whole genome shotgun sequence genomic window carries:
- the LOC135515785 gene encoding endoplasmic reticulum-Golgi intermediate compartment protein 2-like, with protein sequence MRRLYRKKALSLVKELDAFPKVPESYVETTATGGTVSLIAFTAMALLAFFEFFVYRDTWMKYEYEVDKDFSSKLRINIDITVAMKCQHVGADILDLAETMITSNGIQYEPVIFELTPQQKLWHRTLLLIQNRLREEHSLQEVLYKSVLKGAPTALPPREGTASEPLSACRIHGHVYVNKVAGNFHITVGKPIHHPRGHAHIAAFVSHDTYNFSHRIDHLSFGEEIPGIINPLDGTEKITSNHNEMFQYFITVVPTKLHTSKVSADTHQFSVTERERVINHAAGSHGVSGIFMKYDTSSLMVTVSEQHMPLWQFLVRLCGIIGGIFSTTGMIHGFVGFCFDIVCCRFKLGPYKPREVVLPDPHVNNCAAPLLTDNHVQE encoded by the exons ATGAGGCGTCTGTACAGGAAGAAAGCCCTGAGTCTGGTTAAGGAGCTGGATGCCTTCCCCAAGGTCCCAGAGAGCTATGTCGAGACCACAGCCACAGGGGGGACAG TGTCCTTGATAGCATTCACTGCCATGGCACTGCTGGCCTTCTTTGAGTTCTTTGTGTATCGGGACACCTGGATGAAGTATGAATACGAAGTGGATAAAGATTTTTCAAG TAAATTGAGAATAAACATAGATATTACAGTTGCCATGAAATGCCAAC ATGTGGGTGCAGACATTCTGGACCTGGCAGAGACTATGATAACATCAAATGGCATTCAGTATGAGCCT GTGATTTTTGAGCTGACCCCGCAGCAAAAACTGTGGCACAG GACCCTGTTGCTGATACAGAACAGGCTGAGGGAGGAGCATTCTCTACAGGAGGTCTTGTACAAGAGTGTTCTAAAGGGAGCCCCTACGGCCTTGCCCCCAAG agAGGGCACCGCCTCAGAGCCCTTAAGTGCCTGTAGGATACATGGGCACGTCTACGTCAACAAAGTGGCTGGGAACTTCCACATCACAGTGGGAAA GCCTATTCATCATCCTCGTGGCCATGCTCATATAGCAGCTTTTGTAAGCCATGACA CGTACAACTTCTCCCATCGGATAGACCATTTGTCTTTCGGAGAAGAGATCCCCGGCATCATCAATCCTCTGGACGGGACAGAGAAAATCACCAGCAACC ATAATGAGatgttccagtatttcattacgGTGGTTCCTACCAAACTGCACACGTCCAAGGTGTCGGCAGACACACACCAGTTCTCTGTGACGGAGAGG GAGCGGGTGATAAACCATGCGGCGGGCAGCCACGGTGTGTCTGGGATCTTTATGAAGTACGACACCAGCTCTCTGATGGTGACGGTCAGTGAGCAGCACATGCCCCTCTGGCAGTTCCTGGTACGACTCTGTGGCATCATCGGGGGTATCTTCTCCACCACAG GCATGATCCATGGGTTTGTTGGCTTCTGTTTCGACATAGTCTGCTGTCGCTTCAAACTAGGCCCATATAAACCCAGAGAG GTGGTTCTCCCAGATCCCCATGTGAACAATTGTGCTGCTCCGCTCCTGACGGACAACCACGTACAGGAGTAG